A segment of the Candidatus Pelagisphaera phototrophica genome:
CGAATCGCTTCACCAAATGCATCTTCTCGAGAGCGAAACGACCCTTGCCGAAGTCCTCCGGGACACAGGCTATGCTACGGCTCACTTCGGCAAATGGCATCTGGGTATGCCCAACAACCATAGAGATACCCCTACGCCGAACGAGCACGGCTTCGAATACTGGTTCGGCCTCGTCAACGGCGCCCACCCCAACCACAAAGACCCTGTCAACTTTCTGCGCAACGGCAAAGCCGTCGGTCCCATGAAGGGCTACTCCTGCCAGATCGTCGTCGACGAGGCCATCGCTTGGCTCGACCCTTCGACGGGTTCGACCAGCTCACCACAGGCAGGCTCAGGGCAGGCCCACCGCGACCCCAATAAGCCCTTCTTCCTCAACCTTTGGTTTAACGAACCCCACGCCGTCATTGCCGCCCCAGACGAAATTGTATCCCAGTACGGTGCTCTCAACGATCCCGCCGCTATATACAACGGCACAATCGACAACACGGACCGTGCGATCGGGCGGCTCGTCGCTCATCTCGAAAAACGCGGCGAGCTCGACAACACCATCTTTCACTACTCCTCCGACAACGGCAGCTACCGCCAAGATCGGGTCGGCAACTTGCGAGGGAAAAAGGGCTCCCATTTCGAAGGCGGCCACCGCGTCCCTGGAATCTTCTATTGGAAAGAAAAAATCCCTGGCGGCCGCGTCGAGGATACGATTGCGGGAGCCATCGATCTCCTTCCCACAATCTGCGGACTTCTCGGCATCGACAAACCCGAGGGCATCCAACTCGACGGCTCCGATCTCGCGCCTCTGCTCACCCAGAGTGGCCCCTTCGAACGCCACCAGCCCCTCTTTTGGATGAACGGCTCAACCATGATGCTCCGCATGGGCAACTACACTCTCTCGGCCCCGCGTACATCCCAAATCCCCTTTGACCAGGCGAAGGCGAACCGCCTGATGCAACAGACGAAAAATGCGCTCGGAGACGGCCTCGAAAAAGAACTGGGAGGTCTGGACCTTCGCTCTCGCATGTTTAACGGGAGATTCTCCAATCGCGAAGCAGATCGACTCCGTAACGAATTCCGGGCCCTGTTCTATTTTAATGAAGCCATGATTCCTCTCATGAAAAAGGGAGGCGTCGATCGAGTTCAACTGTACGATCTCGCAAACGATTTGAGCCAAGAGCATGACATCGCGGCCCAAATGCCCGAGGTCGTTTCCCGGATGAAAAAGCAGGCCAACGCGATCTATGAAAGCGTTATGGCCGACGGTCCGGAATGGATCGCCGCGCAGGAAACAGCTCGGACGGCTCCTCCCAAACCTCGCAAAAAGCACAATGATCTCCTCGCCCGCATCGACAAGAACCCTCTTCCGAAGGGTTACCAAGGCAGCAGCCACCAACAATACGTCGAAAGCGTGATGAGCAAACTCAAATCCGATCAACGCGCCCGTGTCAGCGAGCTCTGGAGAGAAAAACGCAGTCGCGATCCCAACATGCCCAACGCCGGTGCGTCCTATGTCAAAATCCTCGCCCACGTCACCGGGGATGCAGGAAACCATTAACAAAGACGGAACAAATAACATGAAATCTATCCTCACATATTTATTTGTCCTGTTTCTGGTTTGCCCCATTTTTGCTAGAACCAAACAGCCCAACGTGGTGGTCCTACTGGCGGATGATTTGGGATCACAGGATCTC
Coding sequences within it:
- a CDS encoding sulfatase-like hydrolase/transferase; translation: MKAILRFLCVLLLVCPGFAEDKQPNVITLLVDDLGYRDIGCYGGPVKTPVLDKLAADGIRFTDFHSGAPVCSPSRATFLTGRHHIRTGVYSVINESLHQMHLLESETTLAEVLRDTGYATAHFGKWHLGMPNNHRDTPTPNEHGFEYWFGLVNGAHPNHKDPVNFLRNGKAVGPMKGYSCQIVVDEAIAWLDPSTGSTSSPQAGSGQAHRDPNKPFFLNLWFNEPHAVIAAPDEIVSQYGALNDPAAIYNGTIDNTDRAIGRLVAHLEKRGELDNTIFHYSSDNGSYRQDRVGNLRGKKGSHFEGGHRVPGIFYWKEKIPGGRVEDTIAGAIDLLPTICGLLGIDKPEGIQLDGSDLAPLLTQSGPFERHQPLFWMNGSTMMLRMGNYTLSAPRTSQIPFDQAKANRLMQQTKNALGDGLEKELGGLDLRSRMFNGRFSNREADRLRNEFRALFYFNEAMIPLMKKGGVDRVQLYDLANDLSQEHDIAAQMPEVVSRMKKQANAIYESVMADGPEWIAAQETARTAPPKPRKKHNDLLARIDKNPLPKGYQGSSHQQYVESVMSKLKSDQRARVSELWREKRSRDPNMPNAGASYVKILAHVTGDAGNH